One genomic window of Micropterus dolomieu isolate WLL.071019.BEF.003 ecotype Adirondacks linkage group LG14, ASM2129224v1, whole genome shotgun sequence includes the following:
- the LOC123983039 gene encoding WD repeat domain phosphoinositide-interacting protein 1-like isoform X3, producing MESQDVPDGPAVHRGFICASFNQDTTSLSVGTKTGYRLFSVTAVDKLDCIHEGVECPDVYIVERLFSSSLVVVVSLSMPRRMNVYHFKKGTEICNYSYSNNILSVRLNRQRLVVCLEESIYIHNIKDMKLLKTLLNTPTNLSGLCALSVNHSNSYLAYPGSATIGEITVYDANNLSTLTLIQAHDSPLAALTFNASGTKLASASEKGTVIRVFSIPEGQRLFEFRRGMKRYVSISSLSFSADAQFLCASSNTETVHIFKLEQHSPSQEEVSPTWSAYVGKMFTAASTYLPTQVSDMMHQDRAFATVRLNMFGLKNICALATIQKLPRLLVASSDGFLYIYNVDPQDGGECVLVQKHRLFDFSEEQVEDKEEEKQEDVSPQPASQSYAATVALSSTPPSSTTLMGYSEDGGAQKGEVIPEHEFAEGPVCLDDENEFPPVGNQSN from the exons ATGGAGTCCCAGGACGTACCGGACGGCCCCGCGGTGCACCGAGGCTTCATCTGTGCCTCGTTTAACCAGGACACCAC CTCTCTGTCAGTGGGCACCAAGACTGGCTACCGGCTCTTCTCAGTCACTGCTGTGGACAAACTAGACTGCATCCATGAGGGAG TAGAGTGTCCAGATGTGTATATAGTGGAGCGACTTTTCTCCAGCAGTCTGGTGGTGGTGGTCAGTCTGTCCATGCCACGGCGCATGAACGTCTACCACTTCAAGAAAGGAACAGAGATTTGTAACTACAGCTACTCCAACAACATTCTCTCCGTCAGGCTCAACAGACAG CGGCTGGTGGTGTGCCTGGAGGAGTCGATCTACATCCACAATATCAAAGACATGAAACTACTCAAGACTCTGCTCAACACACCGACCAACCTCTCAG GTCTTTGCGCTCTCTCTGTCAACCACAGTAACTCCTACCTGGCGTACCCTGGCAGCGCCACCATCGGAGAGATCACTGTCTACGATGCAAACAACCTG AGCACTCTGACGCTGATCCAAGCCCATGACAGTCCCCTGGCAGCCCTCACCTTCAATGCCTCTGGCACCAAACTGGCCAGCGCTTCAGAGAAG GGCACCGTCATCAGGGTGTTCAGCATTCCTGAAGGACAGAGACTGTTTGAATTCCGCCGAGGGATGAAAAG ATATGTTAGCATCAGCTCATTGTCCTTCAGTGCAGATGCCCAGTTCCTGTGTGCTTCCAGCAACACTGAGACAGTCCATATCTTTAAACTGGAGCAGCACAGCCCCAg TCAAGAGGAGGTGTCTCCTACATGGTCAGCATATGTGGGCAAAATGTTCACAGCAGCCAGCACCTACTTGCCCACCCAGGTGTCCGACATGATGCACCAGGACAGAGCCTTCGCCACCGTACGACTCAACATGTTCGGCCTGAAGAACATCTGCGCCCTGGCTAC aATTCAGAAGCTCCCTCGCCTGCTGGTGGCGTCTTCAGACGGGTTTCTCTACATTTATAATGTGGATCCACAGGATGGAGGCGAGTGCGTCCTGGTCCAGaagcacag GCTGTTCGACTTCAGTGAGGAGCAGGTGGAAGAcaaggaagaggagaaacaggAGGATGTCTCTccccagccagccagccaatcaTATGCTGCCACTGTGGCTCTCTCTTCAACCCCGCCTTCCTCCACCACTCTCATGG GTTACTCTGAGGATGGTGGAGCCCAGAAGGGCGAGGTCATCCCGGAGCACGAGTTCGCTGAGGGCCCCGTCTGTCTGGATGACGAGAATGAGTTTCCTCCAGTCGGCAACCAGAGTAACTGA
- the LOC123983039 gene encoding WD repeat domain phosphoinositide-interacting protein 1-like isoform X2, whose translation MESQDVPDGPAVHRGFICASFNQDTTSLSVGTKTGYRLFSVTAVDKLDCIHEGECPDVYIVERLFSSSLVVVVSLSMPRRMNVYHFKKGTEICNYSYSNNILSVRLNRQRLVVCLEESIYIHNIKDMKLLKTLLNTPTNLSGLCALSVNHSNSYLAYPGSATIGEITVYDANNLSTLTLIQAHDSPLAALTFNASGTKLASASEKGTVIRVFSIPEGQRLFEFRRGMKRYVSISSLSFSADAQFLCASSNTETVHIFKLEQHSPSQEEVSPTWSAYVGKMFTAASTYLPTQVSDMMHQDRAFATVRLNMFGLKNICALATVCVCFSFVRIQKLPRLLVASSDGFLYIYNVDPQDGGECVLVQKHRLFDFSEEQVEDKEEEKQEDVSPQPASQSYAATVALSSTPPSSTTLMGYSEDGGAQKGEVIPEHEFAEGPVCLDDENEFPPVGNQSN comes from the exons ATGGAGTCCCAGGACGTACCGGACGGCCCCGCGGTGCACCGAGGCTTCATCTGTGCCTCGTTTAACCAGGACACCAC CTCTCTGTCAGTGGGCACCAAGACTGGCTACCGGCTCTTCTCAGTCACTGCTGTGGACAAACTAGACTGCATCCATGAGGGAG AGTGTCCAGATGTGTATATAGTGGAGCGACTTTTCTCCAGCAGTCTGGTGGTGGTGGTCAGTCTGTCCATGCCACGGCGCATGAACGTCTACCACTTCAAGAAAGGAACAGAGATTTGTAACTACAGCTACTCCAACAACATTCTCTCCGTCAGGCTCAACAGACAG CGGCTGGTGGTGTGCCTGGAGGAGTCGATCTACATCCACAATATCAAAGACATGAAACTACTCAAGACTCTGCTCAACACACCGACCAACCTCTCAG GTCTTTGCGCTCTCTCTGTCAACCACAGTAACTCCTACCTGGCGTACCCTGGCAGCGCCACCATCGGAGAGATCACTGTCTACGATGCAAACAACCTG AGCACTCTGACGCTGATCCAAGCCCATGACAGTCCCCTGGCAGCCCTCACCTTCAATGCCTCTGGCACCAAACTGGCCAGCGCTTCAGAGAAG GGCACCGTCATCAGGGTGTTCAGCATTCCTGAAGGACAGAGACTGTTTGAATTCCGCCGAGGGATGAAAAG ATATGTTAGCATCAGCTCATTGTCCTTCAGTGCAGATGCCCAGTTCCTGTGTGCTTCCAGCAACACTGAGACAGTCCATATCTTTAAACTGGAGCAGCACAGCCCCAg TCAAGAGGAGGTGTCTCCTACATGGTCAGCATATGTGGGCAAAATGTTCACAGCAGCCAGCACCTACTTGCCCACCCAGGTGTCCGACATGATGCACCAGGACAGAGCCTTCGCCACCGTACGACTCAACATGTTCGGCCTGAAGAACATCTGCGCCCTGGCTAC tgtatgtgtgtgtttttcttttgtcagaATTCAGAAGCTCCCTCGCCTGCTGGTGGCGTCTTCAGACGGGTTTCTCTACATTTATAATGTGGATCCACAGGATGGAGGCGAGTGCGTCCTGGTCCAGaagcacag GCTGTTCGACTTCAGTGAGGAGCAGGTGGAAGAcaaggaagaggagaaacaggAGGATGTCTCTccccagccagccagccaatcaTATGCTGCCACTGTGGCTCTCTCTTCAACCCCGCCTTCCTCCACCACTCTCATGG GTTACTCTGAGGATGGTGGAGCCCAGAAGGGCGAGGTCATCCCGGAGCACGAGTTCGCTGAGGGCCCCGTCTGTCTGGATGACGAGAATGAGTTTCCTCCAGTCGGCAACCAGAGTAACTGA
- the LOC123983039 gene encoding WD repeat domain phosphoinositide-interacting protein 1-like isoform X1 encodes MESQDVPDGPAVHRGFICASFNQDTTSLSVGTKTGYRLFSVTAVDKLDCIHEGVECPDVYIVERLFSSSLVVVVSLSMPRRMNVYHFKKGTEICNYSYSNNILSVRLNRQRLVVCLEESIYIHNIKDMKLLKTLLNTPTNLSGLCALSVNHSNSYLAYPGSATIGEITVYDANNLSTLTLIQAHDSPLAALTFNASGTKLASASEKGTVIRVFSIPEGQRLFEFRRGMKRYVSISSLSFSADAQFLCASSNTETVHIFKLEQHSPSQEEVSPTWSAYVGKMFTAASTYLPTQVSDMMHQDRAFATVRLNMFGLKNICALATVCVCFSFVRIQKLPRLLVASSDGFLYIYNVDPQDGGECVLVQKHRLFDFSEEQVEDKEEEKQEDVSPQPASQSYAATVALSSTPPSSTTLMGYSEDGGAQKGEVIPEHEFAEGPVCLDDENEFPPVGNQSN; translated from the exons ATGGAGTCCCAGGACGTACCGGACGGCCCCGCGGTGCACCGAGGCTTCATCTGTGCCTCGTTTAACCAGGACACCAC CTCTCTGTCAGTGGGCACCAAGACTGGCTACCGGCTCTTCTCAGTCACTGCTGTGGACAAACTAGACTGCATCCATGAGGGAG TAGAGTGTCCAGATGTGTATATAGTGGAGCGACTTTTCTCCAGCAGTCTGGTGGTGGTGGTCAGTCTGTCCATGCCACGGCGCATGAACGTCTACCACTTCAAGAAAGGAACAGAGATTTGTAACTACAGCTACTCCAACAACATTCTCTCCGTCAGGCTCAACAGACAG CGGCTGGTGGTGTGCCTGGAGGAGTCGATCTACATCCACAATATCAAAGACATGAAACTACTCAAGACTCTGCTCAACACACCGACCAACCTCTCAG GTCTTTGCGCTCTCTCTGTCAACCACAGTAACTCCTACCTGGCGTACCCTGGCAGCGCCACCATCGGAGAGATCACTGTCTACGATGCAAACAACCTG AGCACTCTGACGCTGATCCAAGCCCATGACAGTCCCCTGGCAGCCCTCACCTTCAATGCCTCTGGCACCAAACTGGCCAGCGCTTCAGAGAAG GGCACCGTCATCAGGGTGTTCAGCATTCCTGAAGGACAGAGACTGTTTGAATTCCGCCGAGGGATGAAAAG ATATGTTAGCATCAGCTCATTGTCCTTCAGTGCAGATGCCCAGTTCCTGTGTGCTTCCAGCAACACTGAGACAGTCCATATCTTTAAACTGGAGCAGCACAGCCCCAg TCAAGAGGAGGTGTCTCCTACATGGTCAGCATATGTGGGCAAAATGTTCACAGCAGCCAGCACCTACTTGCCCACCCAGGTGTCCGACATGATGCACCAGGACAGAGCCTTCGCCACCGTACGACTCAACATGTTCGGCCTGAAGAACATCTGCGCCCTGGCTAC tgtatgtgtgtgtttttcttttgtcagaATTCAGAAGCTCCCTCGCCTGCTGGTGGCGTCTTCAGACGGGTTTCTCTACATTTATAATGTGGATCCACAGGATGGAGGCGAGTGCGTCCTGGTCCAGaagcacag GCTGTTCGACTTCAGTGAGGAGCAGGTGGAAGAcaaggaagaggagaaacaggAGGATGTCTCTccccagccagccagccaatcaTATGCTGCCACTGTGGCTCTCTCTTCAACCCCGCCTTCCTCCACCACTCTCATGG GTTACTCTGAGGATGGTGGAGCCCAGAAGGGCGAGGTCATCCCGGAGCACGAGTTCGCTGAGGGCCCCGTCTGTCTGGATGACGAGAATGAGTTTCCTCCAGTCGGCAACCAGAGTAACTGA
- the LOC123983039 gene encoding WD repeat domain phosphoinositide-interacting protein 1-like isoform X4 produces the protein MESQDVPDGPAVHRGFICASFNQDTTSLSVGTKTGYRLFSVTAVDKLDCIHEGECPDVYIVERLFSSSLVVVVSLSMPRRMNVYHFKKGTEICNYSYSNNILSVRLNRQRLVVCLEESIYIHNIKDMKLLKTLLNTPTNLSGLCALSVNHSNSYLAYPGSATIGEITVYDANNLSTLTLIQAHDSPLAALTFNASGTKLASASEKGTVIRVFSIPEGQRLFEFRRGMKRYVSISSLSFSADAQFLCASSNTETVHIFKLEQHSPSQEEVSPTWSAYVGKMFTAASTYLPTQVSDMMHQDRAFATVRLNMFGLKNICALATIQKLPRLLVASSDGFLYIYNVDPQDGGECVLVQKHRLFDFSEEQVEDKEEEKQEDVSPQPASQSYAATVALSSTPPSSTTLMGYSEDGGAQKGEVIPEHEFAEGPVCLDDENEFPPVGNQSN, from the exons ATGGAGTCCCAGGACGTACCGGACGGCCCCGCGGTGCACCGAGGCTTCATCTGTGCCTCGTTTAACCAGGACACCAC CTCTCTGTCAGTGGGCACCAAGACTGGCTACCGGCTCTTCTCAGTCACTGCTGTGGACAAACTAGACTGCATCCATGAGGGAG AGTGTCCAGATGTGTATATAGTGGAGCGACTTTTCTCCAGCAGTCTGGTGGTGGTGGTCAGTCTGTCCATGCCACGGCGCATGAACGTCTACCACTTCAAGAAAGGAACAGAGATTTGTAACTACAGCTACTCCAACAACATTCTCTCCGTCAGGCTCAACAGACAG CGGCTGGTGGTGTGCCTGGAGGAGTCGATCTACATCCACAATATCAAAGACATGAAACTACTCAAGACTCTGCTCAACACACCGACCAACCTCTCAG GTCTTTGCGCTCTCTCTGTCAACCACAGTAACTCCTACCTGGCGTACCCTGGCAGCGCCACCATCGGAGAGATCACTGTCTACGATGCAAACAACCTG AGCACTCTGACGCTGATCCAAGCCCATGACAGTCCCCTGGCAGCCCTCACCTTCAATGCCTCTGGCACCAAACTGGCCAGCGCTTCAGAGAAG GGCACCGTCATCAGGGTGTTCAGCATTCCTGAAGGACAGAGACTGTTTGAATTCCGCCGAGGGATGAAAAG ATATGTTAGCATCAGCTCATTGTCCTTCAGTGCAGATGCCCAGTTCCTGTGTGCTTCCAGCAACACTGAGACAGTCCATATCTTTAAACTGGAGCAGCACAGCCCCAg TCAAGAGGAGGTGTCTCCTACATGGTCAGCATATGTGGGCAAAATGTTCACAGCAGCCAGCACCTACTTGCCCACCCAGGTGTCCGACATGATGCACCAGGACAGAGCCTTCGCCACCGTACGACTCAACATGTTCGGCCTGAAGAACATCTGCGCCCTGGCTAC aATTCAGAAGCTCCCTCGCCTGCTGGTGGCGTCTTCAGACGGGTTTCTCTACATTTATAATGTGGATCCACAGGATGGAGGCGAGTGCGTCCTGGTCCAGaagcacag GCTGTTCGACTTCAGTGAGGAGCAGGTGGAAGAcaaggaagaggagaaacaggAGGATGTCTCTccccagccagccagccaatcaTATGCTGCCACTGTGGCTCTCTCTTCAACCCCGCCTTCCTCCACCACTCTCATGG GTTACTCTGAGGATGGTGGAGCCCAGAAGGGCGAGGTCATCCCGGAGCACGAGTTCGCTGAGGGCCCCGTCTGTCTGGATGACGAGAATGAGTTTCCTCCAGTCGGCAACCAGAGTAACTGA
- the LOC123982942 gene encoding cAMP-dependent protein kinase type I-alpha regulatory subunit, which produces MASGSTSSEEERSLRECEQYVQKHNIQQLLKDCIVQLCTSRPDRPMAFLREYFERLEKEEAKQIQNQQKASSSRSDSRDEEVSPPMNPVVKGRRRRGAFSAEVYTEEDAASYVRKVIPKDYKTMAALAKAIEKNVLFSHLDDNERSDIFDAMFPVTYIAGETVILQGDEGDNFYVIDQGEMDVYVNNEWVTSIGEGGSFGELALIYGTPRAATVRAKTNVKLWGIDRDSYRRILMGSTLRKRKMYEEFLRKVSILESLDKWERLTVADALEPVQFEDGQKIVVQGEPGDEFFIILEGSAAVLQRRSENEEFVEVGRLGPSDYFGEIALLMNRPRAATVVARGPLKCVKLDRPRFERVLGPCSDILKRNIQQYNSFVSLSV; this is translated from the exons ATGGCTTCTGGAAGTACGAGCAGCGAAGAGGAGCGGAGCCTGAGGGAGTGTGAGCAGTATGTGCAGAAACATAACATTCAACAGCTGCTGAAGGACTGCATTGTCCAGCTGTGCACCTCCAGGCCAGACAGGCCCATGGCCTTCCTCAGGGAGTACTTCGAGAGGCTGGAAaag GAGGAGGCCAAACAGATTCAGAACCAGCAAAAGGCCAGCAGTTCCCGTTCAGACTCACGTGATGAGGAGGTGTCTCCCCCCATGAATCCTGTGGTAAAGGGTCGCCGGCGGAGAGGAGCCTTCAGCGCAGAGGTCTACACAGAGGAGGATGCAGCCTCATATGTCAGAAAG GTCATTCCAAAAGACTACAAGACGATGGCAGCCTTGGCCAAAGCTATTGAAAAGAATGTGCTCTTCTCACACCTGGACGACAATGAGAGGAG TGACATATTTGATGCAATGTTTCCAGTCACCTACATCGCAGGGGAAACAGTCATTCTGCAGG GTGACGAAGGTGACAATTTCTATGTTATTGACCAAGGGGAGATGGAT GTGTATGTGAACAATGAATGGGTGACTAGCATCGGGGAAGGAGGCAGCTTTGGAGAGCTGGCCCTGATATACGGCACCCCAAGGGCAGCTACAGTTAGAGCCAAGACCAATGTGAAGCTGTGGGGCATTGACAGAGACAGCTACAGGAGAATACTTATG gGAAGCACTTTGAGAAAGAGGAAGATGTACGAGGAATTCCTCAGGAAAGTGTCCATTTTAG agtCTCTTGACAAATGGGAGCGTCTTACAGTCGCTGATGCCTTGGAGCCCGTCCAGTTTGAGGATGGACAGAAGATTGTAGTGCAGGGAGAGCCTGGGGATGAATTCTTCATCATCTTAGAG ggtTCTGCAGCCGTGTTGCAGCGTCGCTCAGAGAACGAGGAGTTTGTGGAAGTGGGGAGGTTAGGACCATCTGACTATTTTG GTGAGATCGCTCTGCTGATGAACCGTCCCCGCGCCGCCACCGTGGTCGCCCGTGGCCCCCTGAAATGCGTCAAGCTGGACCGGCCCCGCTTCGAGCGCGTCCTGGGTCCCTGTTCAGACATTCTCAAACGTAACATCCAACAGTACAACAGCTTCGTCTCGCTGTCTGTCTGA